One part of the Girardinichthys multiradiatus isolate DD_20200921_A chromosome 10, DD_fGirMul_XY1, whole genome shotgun sequence genome encodes these proteins:
- the qrfprb gene encoding pyroglutamylated RF-amide peptide receptor, producing MAAASTNSGQGSSKITPEVLQEMLQFYNLSRREFINTYNIQPLVYIPELPYSAKTTFVIMYVVIFVLALAGNSLVIYIVLKKRAIQTATDIFICSLAVSDLLITFFCIPFTLLQNISSEWFGGVLVCKTVPFVQTTAIVTGILTMTCIAIERYQGIVFPLKMRHQYSSRRAYKMLGLVWIASVIVGSPMLFVQQLEVKYDFLYDHYHVCCQESWTSVTYRQAYTTFIMVALFLLPLAAMLFLYTRIAIELWIRKRVGDVSVLNTMNHREIGKISRKKKRAVKMMVTIVLLFTICWAPFHTVHMLFEYNDLEKKYDGVTLNMIIAIVQAIGFFNSFNNPIVYAFMNENFKKSCISTLSYCLRKPNHQGAATVPPRLSVQFIKPQSREAFMNADGGNSSEQRSADNSASCSSHRESSLGIIGEKISTI from the exons ATGGCAGCAGCCTCGACAAACTCGGGACAGGGTTCCTCCAAAATTACTCCCGAAGTGCTGCAGGAGATGCTTCAGTTCTACAACCTGAGCCGCCGGGAGTTCATCAACACTTACAACATCCAGCCGCTCGTCTACATCCCCGAGCTGCCGTACAGCGCCAAGACCACCTTCGTCATCATGTATGTGGTGATCTTCGTCCTGGCTCTGGCTGGAAACAGTCTGGTCATCTACATAGTTTTAAAGAAGCGGGCGATCCAGACAGCCACGGATATCTTCATCTGCTCCCTGGCAGTCAGCGACCTCCTCATCACTTTCTTTTGCATACCTTTCACTTTGTTGCAAAACATCTCGTCTGAATGGTTTGGAG GGGTTCTCGTTTGCAAGACGGTCCCTTTTGTGCAGACCACAGCCATAGTGACCGGCATCCTCACAATGACCTGCATCGCCATTGAAAGATACCAGGGCATTGTCTTCCCTCTGAAAATGAGGCATCAGTACTCATCCAGACGAGCATACAAGATGTTAG GGCTTGTATGGATTGCCTCGGTGATTGTGGGTTCACCGATGCTATTTGTGCAACAACTAGAG GTGAAGTATGACTTTCTGTACGATCACTACCATGTGTGCTGTCAGGAGAGTTGGACGTCTGTGACTTACAGGCAGGCGTACACCACCTTCATCATGGTGGCTTTGTTTCTACTTCCTCTGGCAGCTATGCTGTTCCTCTACACACGCATTGCTATTGAGCTGTGGATTCGCAAGAGGGTTGGCGATGTTTCGGTCCTCAACACCATGAACCACAGGGAGATTGGTAAGATCTCCAG gaaaaagaaaagagcagTTAAAATGATGGTCACGATTGTCTTGCTTTTCACCATTTGCTGGGCGCCTTTCCACACAGTCCACATGCTATTTGAGTACA ATGATCTGGAGAAGAAGTATGACGGTGTCACCCTGAACATGATCATCGCCATTGTTCAGGCCATCGGGTTCTTTAACAGTTTTAACAATCCAATTGTTTATGCCTTCATGAACGAAAACTTCAAGAAGAGCTGCATCTCCACCCTCTCATACTGCCTCCGTAAACCGAACCACCAGGGTGCTGCCACGGTGCCTCCGAGATTGAGTGTTCAGTTCATCAAACCCCAAAGCAGAGAAGCCTTCATGAATGCAGACGGAGGCAACAGTTCGGAGCAGCGCTCTGCAGACAACAGTGCTTCATGCTCATCGCACAGAGAGAGCTCCCTGGGAATTATTGGAGAGAAAATTTCAACCATCTAA